DNA from Helicobacter pylori:
AGCCTTTCCTTTCCAGTTTATAGCGCCCGGTCAATTCAGCGGCAAAATGCTGCGCGTCGCTCGCGCTCCCCCCGTTACCGCAAATAAGGATTTTCCCTTGATTTTCTAAAGTTTCTATCAAAAGATGAACGCTTTGCTTTAACGCATCTTGCAAACTTTCTAAACTTTTTTCTAACGCTTCCTTATGGGCTAAAAATTCTTTTTGAATCAAACCATCAATCATTATGTGTCCTTTTAATTTTTTCTATGATAGCACTTGTGGAATAACCTTCTTCAAATTCTATCAAACGGGTTTCTTTAGCCAACTCGCTCCCTATGACTTCCTTATTGAGGTAGTCCGCTCCCTTGACTAAAATATCAGGCTTTAGGGCTTGAATCAATTTTATGGGTGTGTCTTCTTCAAACACCACAACATAATCCACGCAAGACAAACTCGCCAAAAGAAACGCCCTGTCTTTTTCGCTCACTATGGGGCGTTTATCCCCCTTAAGCCTTTTAATGGAATTATCGCTATTTAACCCCACAACAAGAATATCCCCTAAAGCTTTAGCCTTTTGCAAATAGCTCGCATGCCCTTTATGGAGGAGGTCAAAACAGCCATTGGTGAAAACGATTTTTTGCTGGTTGCGCTCTAAAGTTTCTAACAGCTTTTCTAAAGGGAGGATTTTAGGGTGCGTTTGGTTCAAAATCAAAGCGATTTCTTCCAAACTCGCTAACGCACTCCCCATTTTACCCACCACCACCGCCGCAGCCGCATTGGCAAACTCGCAAGCATCTTTTAGGCTCTTTGATTCTAATAAAGAAAGCGTTAAAGACGCTATCACCGTATCGCCTGCCCCCGTTACATCATAAACTTCTTTAGCGATAGTGGGGCAATTGACTAACTCGCCTTTTTCTAAAAAAGCGATGCCTTGTTCGCTCAAAGTTACTAAAGGCATGGCGATTTGATAAGTTTCTTTTAAAATTTGGAGCGCTTTTGATAAATTCGCATGGCTGTCTAATTTCAAATGGAGCGCTTGCTCTAATTCAGCGCGATTAGGCGTGATCAAACTCGCATGGGAATATTTGCTATAATCCTTCCCTTTAGGGTCGCATAAAATGAGCTTGTGGTGTTGGTTGGCCAGAGTGATCATTTTTTGAGTGAGTTCAAAATCCAACACGCCCTTATTGTAATCTGAAAGGATCACGCCGTCTATTTCTTGGATTTTTTCTGTGAAAAAATCTAAAAGTTTTTTTCTTAAATCAGCGTTTAAGGGGTCTTTGATTTCCTTATCCACGCGCGCGATTTGCTGGTTTTGCGCGATGATGCGCATCTTAAGCGTGGTGCAACGGGTTTTATCTATCAAAATACCTGAAGCGTCAATCCCTCTTGCTTTTAAAGCGCTAATGAAATGCTTGCCCTCTAAATCATCGCCCACTACCCCACATAAAAAGACTTTAGCTTTTAAAGAGGTAAGGTTATTAGCCACATTGGCCGCTCCGCCTAAATTCTTGCTCTCTTTTTTGACTTCTAAAACAGGCACAGGGGCTTCAGGCGAAAGGCGTTCGCTCTTCCCCCACAGATAATAATCAGCGATCAGATCGCCTATGACTAAAATTTTTTTCATGCGTGTTGTTCTTTGAAAATCGCATGGATATGGGGCAAATAATCCTTAATACCGCTTTCTAAATCGTATAAAGGGGTGTAATCTAAATCTAAAATAGTGGGTTCAATGTGCGCTTGGGTGTGCTTTTGGAAAAAAGTATAAGGGTTTTTAATATAGCTCACTTTAAAATCCCCTAAATGCTCTTTTAAAATGCTAACGATTTCATTATAACTCCTGGCTTGCGAATAACCCACATTATAAACCCCGCTTTTTTGAGCCTTCATCGCTTTCACATTCGCTTGGATCACATCTTCAATATAGACAAAATCCCTTAATTGTTCGCCAAATTCAAAAAGCTTGACTTCCTTAAACGCCATCGCGCTTAAAGCGAGCTGCAAAACCATGGAAGCGGTTTTTTCTTTATAAAATTCCCTAGGCCCATAGACATTGAAATACCTTAAGCCCACAACATTATCGCTTGAATGCGAAAGGACAAATTCGTCCATGCAAAGCTTGGAAAAGCCATAAACGTTTTCAGGGCTTTCGTTTGAGCCTACTATATTGGGGGCTTTGGTGTTGCCATAAACGCCCGCTGAAGAAGCGTAAATCACTTTAGCTTTTTTTGATCGAGCGATTTCTAAAAGGTTTAAAAAAGCCTGATAATTGGTTTTCATCACTAATTCTTGATTGAGCATGGTCGTATCAGAGACAGCCGCTTGGTGGAACAAATAATCAAAATGCAACTTTTCTAAACGCCTTAAATCTAAGGGGTTATTAATATCAGCGGTAATCACTTCGCCCTTGAAACCGATTAAATTCTTAAAATGCCCTAAAGAACTCGGGCGGTTATTACTAGAGAGCGTGT
Protein-coding regions in this window:
- the rfaE1 gene encoding D-glycero-beta-D-manno-heptose-7-phosphate kinase, producing MKKILVIGDLIADYYLWGKSERLSPEAPVPVLEVKKESKNLGGAANVANNLTSLKAKVFLCGVVGDDLEGKHFISALKARGIDASGILIDKTRCTTLKMRIIAQNQQIARVDKEIKDPLNADLRKKLLDFFTEKIQEIDGVILSDYNKGVLDFELTQKMITLANQHHKLILCDPKGKDYSKYSHASLITPNRAELEQALHLKLDSHANLSKALQILKETYQIAMPLVTLSEQGIAFLEKGELVNCPTIAKEVYDVTGAGDTVIASLTLSLLESKSLKDACEFANAAAAVVVGKMGSALASLEEIALILNQTHPKILPLEKLLETLERNQQKIVFTNGCFDLLHKGHASYLQKAKALGDILVVGLNSDNSIKRLKGDKRPIVSEKDRAFLLASLSCVDYVVVFEEDTPIKLIQALKPDILVKGADYLNKEVIGSELAKETRLIEFEEGYSTSAIIEKIKRTHND
- the rfaD gene encoding ADP-glyceromanno-heptose 6-epimerase, whose protein sequence is MRYIDDGLENQTILITGGAGFVGSNLAFYFQENHPKAKVVILDKFRSNTLSSNNRPSSLGHFKNLIGFKGEVITADINNPLDLRRLEKLHFDYLFHQAAVSDTTMLNQELVMKTNYQAFLNLLEIARSKKAKVIYASSAGVYGNTKAPNIVGSNESPENVYGFSKLCMDEFVLSHSSDNVVGLRYFNVYGPREFYKEKTASMVLQLALSAMAFKEVKLFEFGEQLRDFVYIEDVIQANVKAMKAQKSGVYNVGYSQARSYNEIVSILKEHLGDFKVSYIKNPYTFFQKHTQAHIEPTILDLDYTPLYDLESGIKDYLPHIHAIFKEQHA